From the genome of Gemmatimonas phototrophica, one region includes:
- a CDS encoding DsbA family protein translates to MTPKKKSNTGFIAVIGVVLLAGGAALWGTMQNKPKPIELPAGTALPQAEGYLRGNPNAPVSIVEFADFECPGCGQFATLQGPDIKTRLVDAGLANFRFYDFPLTQIHGNTLFAHLAAACANDQGKFWEMHDQLFASQPEWSTQSTTNPRKVIEPLAQAIGLDMAAYNGCMDSQKHLPRIQANAAEGQQRGVNSTPTIIVGNKVYAGGLTFDQLKKVVDSLAAAAPAAAPAVAPTPDSTKK, encoded by the coding sequence GTGACGCCGAAGAAAAAGTCGAACACCGGATTCATTGCGGTGATCGGTGTAGTCCTGTTGGCTGGTGGTGCTGCCCTGTGGGGCACCATGCAGAACAAGCCCAAGCCCATTGAGCTGCCGGCCGGTACGGCGCTCCCGCAGGCGGAAGGGTATCTGCGCGGCAATCCGAACGCCCCGGTATCGATTGTGGAGTTCGCCGACTTCGAGTGCCCGGGCTGCGGGCAGTTCGCCACGCTGCAGGGCCCCGACATCAAGACCCGTCTCGTGGACGCCGGCCTGGCCAACTTCCGCTTCTACGATTTCCCGCTTACCCAGATCCACGGCAACACGCTGTTCGCGCACCTCGCGGCCGCCTGCGCCAATGATCAGGGCAAGTTCTGGGAGATGCACGATCAACTGTTTGCCAGCCAGCCGGAGTGGAGCACCCAGTCCACGACCAATCCGCGCAAGGTCATTGAACCGCTGGCACAGGCCATCGGCCTCGACATGGCGGCCTACAACGGCTGCATGGACTCCCAGAAGCATCTGCCGCGTATTCAGGCCAACGCCGCCGAAGGACAGCAGCGCGGCGTGAACAGCACGCCCACCATCATTGTGGGCAACAAGGTGTACGCCGGCGGCCTCACCTTCGATCAGCTCAAGAAGGTGGTGGACTCGCTCGCCGCGGCAGCGCCGGCGGCGGCTCCCGCAGTTGCTCCCACTCCGGACAGCACGAAGAAGTAA